AGTTTCGCCATTTTCAATTTTTGAAATGGAATTTTGAGATAAACCGATGGCTTCACCAAGTTCTGTTTGGGATTCGCCCCTTTTTTCGCGTAGGTTTTTTATTCGTGAGCCTACTTCTTTTTGCCTAACATTGAAATCCATAGCGCCTCCTTCTATATAAAATAATACATTAGTAATTATAACTCTAAAAGATATCACCTACAAGGATAAAATGATATTGGATGATGAATTATAAATCCAAAGTTAATAATTTTGTAGATAAACGGCTACTTTGTAATTCCTAATAATATTGAATATACTACAATCAACGGAAATGCAACCGAATAATGCTAAAGCCGATATCGGCAGAAGCGGAAAGGAGAAACGAGATTATGCAGGCTCAGTTAGTAGGTGTTCAGCACATCAATTGTACAAACAACTCTGGCGAAGCAATCAACGGAACTAATCTTTTTGTAGCATTCAAAGATGAGAATGTTGAAGGACTCCGCACAGAGAAGTTTTTCTTGAAGGACGGAATCAACCTTCCTAAAGAAACAAAGCTTAATGACAAGCTCGAGCTTTCTTTTAATCATAAAGGAAAAATTGAAGCTGTCTACAAGGCAAACTAATTAACACAGTTTCCGTCAGGGGTATTTACTAATGCCCCTGATGGATTCTTTTTGAAAGGAGTTATTATCTATGGATAAAAATATAGATTACATACAACAGAGAAGGAACAGAAAGAAACAACAGCTTCGTTTGAGATTAGGAGTATTGCAGATGATTCATAAACCGCTTTTAAGTCTTTGCCTTATTCCGATTGTTGCTTTGGCAGTTTTCATTTGGGTAAAGAGGGATGTGATTATTTCTTTAATGGCTGTTCCTGAAATATTGTTTCCAGTATGGAAGTATTCAATTTCATTTATAGCATTACTTTTCCCTTTCCTTCTGATCTGGGGATTGATAGAGCTAATCGGAAATCTCACAGCACAGAGGGATGAAGGGGATATTGAAGAAGCATTTCAACCTCAGGACTTGCGAAATGGATACCCTATTCTTATGAATAAGAAACGCATTAAAGGAAACAAAGTTATAATGAGAGAGTTTAAGCATCCCAATGAACCGCTGGATAGAAAAGCAGGATGATATTGCTGATTCGATGAATGTTCACTTCGTTGAAAAGATAAAGTACGGCGGTAAATCAAATGGCAAGAGGATTGTAATATATAACGCATCAGGAAGAAAACCATCTGTTCAGGGTAAATTGTATGATGATGAGCTCTGATTTAGTTCTCGGCTATGATTACGATAAATGGTATGGCTATGGCTTGAAACAACCAATTACAACAGATATTTCTACAAAGACCAATAGCCATACAATATTATGTGGAATGTCTGGAAGCGGTAAGAGTTACTCAATTAATATACTATTTGCAAAGTTATGTGTTGCAAATCCCGAAGGTACAGTTTATTTCGCTGATTTTAAGCAGGATGATAGCTTTGAATATCTTCGTGGATGTCCTCGTTATTATCCATATAACAGCTCTTTAGAAGCCTTAGAGACCGTATACGAGATTCTTCACAAGAGACAGTCTGGAGAAGATACATCGAGAAATCCGGTCACGCTTATATGGGATGAATATATGGCGAATATTCTTGCTATACAGAGCACGGAGAAGAAAAAAGCAGATGAAGTTATGCGTAAAGTATCAGAAATATTGATGCTTGGACGTTCTTTGGCTGTAAGGCTCATTATTTCTTGTCAACGTCCAGATGCTTCCCCTTTTCCCTCAGGTAGTCGTTTGAACTATGGAATAATCATAATCGTAGGTGCTCCAATAAGAAGCATATATGAAATGCTTATACCGAAAGAATACATTGACAAAATCGGTGATAGAAACTTTGTTATAGGCGAAGGCATTGTATTATTGCAGGGGTCTAAACTTGGGTTTGTAAAAGTGCCTTTATTCGGGATGCGGAGAAAATGAAACAGATATGTATTGGTGCATTAACAAAATGAAAGACGTGTCGGGCGGTGGCGAAGCCACAAGCCCGTACACTGTCGGCATAGTATTACCCGACAGTGCACAAACACGAAAAAGCACACTAACCGTAAGGGTTTGCAGCATGTTCGTGTCAGTGCACAAAAAGAACAAAGGGGGTGATTTGATAGATACACAATCCTTCATGTATCAATTAACAATCAATGCGCCCATAGAAAAGGGATTTACCTATTAGCACATTGTTAAAATTATCAGAAGAAATTTCAAAACAATAACATATTTCTGTATGGCTGATGAGCAAGGTTCTTTATTCCATACACATGTATATGTTGTTTTTGCTTCTCGGGTTCGGTTCAGTATGATAAAAAAATACTTTCCCGAAGCTCACATTGAAAAGTGCAGGAGTTTTGTATCGGATAACGTAAAATACATAAAGAAATCTGGAAAATGGGAATTAGACGAATCGAAGCAGGAAAAAAAGATAGAAGGAACATTTGAAGAATATGGAACACAACCACCAGATAGTAAGGGAAAAGGGAGTGATATGTCAGACCTTTATCAGATGATTCTTGATAATATGACAAATGCTGAGATTCTTGCAATAAATCAGGATTACATTTTGCAGATAGATAAACTCGACAAAATACGTACGACCATATTAACAGAACGATATAAAGAGACTGTGAGACTTGATATAGAAGTAACATATATCAGTGGTACAACTGGTACTGGAAAGACAAGAGGCGTCTTAGAGAAAAACGGTTATTCAAATGATTATCGTGTTACCGATTATTTGCATCCATTCGATTCTTACTGTTGCCAACCCGTGATTTGCTTTGATGAATTTCGCTCGTCACTAAAGCTCAAAGAAATGCTTATGTATTGTGATATATACCCGATAGAACTACCAAGCCGATATACTAATAAATACGCATGTTTCAATAAGATGTATATCATTTCAAACTGGGCGTTAGAAAAACAGTATTCAGAGATTCGGAGAGAAGATGATGAATCATGGAAAGCGTTCCTCAGGCGTATTCATAAAGTGATTGTTTTCGATGTTACTGGTAAGAAAATCGAGTATGAATCTGTTAAGGCATACTTTGACAGAGATAACAATTTTATGACCTATGCAGGGGGTGATTTACCATTTGATTGATGAAAGGGGGCAACTGATATTAAGAAAGAAATACCTATATGGGAAAAAACGAATCTTACATTAGAGGAAGCTTCTACATATTTTGACATCGGAATAAATAAGCTCAGAGAACTTACGAACGATAAAGACTGCCATTTTGTTATATGGTGTGGAAATAAGTGCCTTATCAAGAGAAAGCTTCTGGATGAATACTTAGAAAAGACGTACTCAATTTAATTATTTGGAGATGTATTTTTTCTGTAGACACAGAGAACACGTTTTGACTATAATATAGTTGAGCGTGTTCTCTTTATTGTTAGAAAGGAGAATTATCATGACAGTAGAGAGACGCAAAGATAATAAGAATAGAGTTTTAAAGGAAGGTGAGTATCAGAGAGCAAACGGAACGTTCGAATATAAGTGGAGAGATAAAAAAGGAAAACGTCATTCTGTTTATGTTAAGACACTTGATGAATTACGAGAAATGGAAATTGATGTATTAAGGGATGCTTTAGATGGTATTAGGGCAGACAAGAACGATATTACAATAAATGATTTATATTATCGTTGGGTTCAGTTGAAAAGAGGTTTGAAGCTTAATACTTTTCAGAATTACAAATATATGTTTACTCAATTTATTGAGCCAGATTTTGGAGAAATGAAAGTTGCTGAATTAAAGTGGTCAGATGTTAGAGCTTTTTATAATCATCTCTCAGATACACAGCATTTAAAGACAGCAACCATTGACAATGTACATACCGTTCTCCATCAAGTATTAGAATTAGGCGTTGAAGATGATTACCTTCGTTACAATCCATCAGATAATATATTAAAGGAACTGAAAAAAGCGCATAATAACGATACAGACAAAAGAAGAGCTTTAACAGTTCCAGAGCAGGATTTGTTTGAAAGCTTTCTAAGGGAACAAGGACAGTATCATAGATGGTATCCTATCTTTACAGTTCTTTTATGGACTGGAATGAGGGTGGGTCAAATCACTGGCTTGCGCTATTGTGATATAGACTTGAATGAAGAAATAATTAGTGTCAATCACACTCTTGTTTATTTCGATAAAGGTGGTACTGAAAGATGCGGTTTTTCAATCAATACACCAAAGACTAAAGCAGGAGAAAGAATAATTCCTATGTTACCAAAAAGTAAAAAAAGCGTTTTTGATGGAAAAGGAATACTAGAAAGAATGTGGACTAGCTTGTAATGCAGTAGTTGATCGATATACAGATTTTATCTTTATCAATCGTTTTGGTGGTGTTAAGCATCAAGGAACACTCAATAAAGCACTTAGAAGGATTATTCGTGATTGTAATTATGAGGTGCTTGATAAAGGCTAGAAAGATGCAGTAACACTTCCTAAATTTAGTAATCATTCACTTAGACATACGTTCAAAACTCGAATGTGTGAAGCAGGAGTTAATATTAAAGCTATGCAGGATATTCTTGGACATGCTGATGCAGAAACTACAATGGACATTTACGCAGAAGCAACAAAGGACTTAAAGAAAGCTGAACTTATTAACTTTGAGGATTATTTTAACACACAGAGGAAAAAGCAGACTGGTACAAATTAGCTTACGACCATCTTACGACAGATTTACGACCATTTATAAAGACTGGCATAGAGTTGTAATATGGCAGAGAAAAAAGAACATCCAGAAATGGGGATATGTAGAGAATTATAGAGTTATAAATAAATCGGTATGATTTCCCGACGATGAAGTCATTGGATAAATAATAAACAATAGGAGCCTTGTATTTACCAGGTTTCCCAGATATCACAAACGGCAAAAAGTCCTTTATCAATTGTAGAAATATGATTGATAGAGGGCTTATTTTAGTGCCTTAAATTATAGGTTAAAGCTACTAATTATCAATATTCGGTAGTTGTTTTTTATTGCCCAAGATCAGGTAAGTTAAGATTTCACAGATGAAAGTACTATTTTTTTGAGTAGCAAACGGAAATATGATATAATTGAGACAGACTGTACATTTATGGAAGGATTCTATATGAATATGAATAAACAACATGGATTGGGTAGTACTGATAAAATGCCAAGAGAATACTTAGAAGCTATATTATTGAGTGATAAAGGAATACAATTGTTAGAAGATGAACTTTTTATAATTTCTCCGGAATTAATTGTTTGCAAAAATTGTGAACAAAATATGCCAGCTCACCGTGTACCAGTACTTGCCCATACCTATGAGGTAGTAAACGGCGTAAAGAAAGATATCACCCTGAAACTGGCTGCTTTGTATCATGATATTGGCAAACCTTATACCAAGAGAACAATCAATGGAGTTGACAGCTTTAAGGGGCATGAGAAGATCAGCGAATTACTGGCGGATTTGATTTTACAGAGACTAGGATTTGAAGATAATGTCCGACAGGATGTTTGTTTATTAATTAGATTTCATGATTTTGATTTATCACCCACTAAAGAAAGTATTGATGATATCATACAAAAAACTGGTGCAAAATTGGTGCTGCCTTTACTGGAACTACAGCTATCTGATTTACTGGCTCATTCTGAGCAAAAAGTAAATGAATTTATTTCTATAAGAGAAAGCACCTTAAAATATTATTTAAATTACTTAGAAAATAAGATTGAGTCATAAGCAATGAGTGTGGAGGAGGTTACGAGGAAAGGGGAAAAAATAATATGGGTAAAGAAGAAAAATTGAGTATATTTATTAGTCTTGTCCTACGACATAACCCTGGAGCCGCCGGTATTCAGTTAGACGAGCATGGGTGGGCAAATGTCGAAGAGCTGCTTGAAGGTAAAAGCTCCACAGGTCGAACGATTGATATTAAAATGCTTGCAGAGATCGTAGCCACATACAATAAGCAACGTTATAGTTTCAATGCAGATAAAACGCTGATTCGAGCAAACCAGGGCCACAGTATTCCGGTAGATGTGGAATTGTCAGAGCAAGAACCACCTGAATTACTTTCGAACATCCAACACACATAACATTTGTATTGCATTTACGGTAGATGATGTAGGTGGCGAATTTGAGAGATTAAAAGAATTTGGCATTGAAATTGTTGATCCTCCAACCCAAGACCTTGGGGCGCAAAAAATATGAATTTCTTAGATCCTGACAATAATCTTATAACTTTTAGATGTTTTCCTAAATGACCTCCAAATATATTTCATGCAACCAAAGATAAAAACAATTATGTTTTCATATATATTGCGTTTTTAATAATGTGGTGATACAGTATATAGTGTGACAAGAATCTGCATTGTAATATAAATAATGGAGAAGTCAGAAAGCAGATCTACCCTGAGGTTGTAAAATAAAAAAAGTTAGGGATAGGATATGTTCACCTCCTTTTTCTAATGCAAAAGAGGTATTAAATATGAAAGCCTATGAACGTGAGACAGATATGTGGAACAAGATATTTGAAGAATATCAGCCATTGGATCTAAGAGAGATAGAACTAAAGGTTGAACCAATGTTTGACGAAGCGTTGGAACTGTTTGCCAGCAGAACAAAACGAGTGTTGGACTTTGGATGCGGAACTGGTGATGTTTCTTTTCAATATCTGCAGTATCAACCAGATCATCAGATTATTGGAGTAGATAAAGCAGAAACAGGTATTAGATTTGCAAAAGAAACAGCCAAGCTGAGTCATTATAGAAGAACCCATTTCTTTACTGGAGGAGAGGAATTCTTAGATCAGTTTGAGGAAGAGAAGTTTGACGGAATTATTTTATCAAATGTTCTGGATGTAATGCCTAAAGATGTTTCCAGTGAAACGATGCTTAAGTTAAACAGTCTCTTGAAACATGACGGCTACTGGTTTATCAAAATGAACCCTTATTATTCTAAAGAAGAACTTGATTCGTTTGGCTATCAGAAAAAAGGGGGGAATCTATATGAAGAAGAAGGGATACTTCATCTTCGTCAGGCCACTACAGAATATTGGAAGAAACAGTTATCAAAATTTGGTGAGATTATTTCTTATTTAGAATTCCAATATACTTGGCAGAAAGGTATGAACAGGCTCTTTGTAATTAAAAAATAAACATCGAATTTAAACATATCTCTACGGCAACAGGTACTATTGTGGACGAAAAAAATGAGGATATGACAGTAAATAAAAAAGACAGAGTTATTAAAAACAACATTCTTACGAATTTTTCGGGAATATTATTTTTAGAAAGCTCTGTCTTTTTATTTTCTTAAAGTATACGGTAGTCCATATATTCCTTAACAAGAGGAGTACAAGTGTTTATGCAGGTCTTCTTTCCGGTGTTACAGATAAAGCGTATTCTGTTTTGCTTTGGGTAATACAGGAGTATATTAAGCTGGTGATTGATCCCAAAACTGCCGAAGGCTGGGCGAAAAATAATAAATGAATGAAAACAGTCTCCAACATGGCTTTTGCAGTCGGCCATGTTAAGGGGCTGTTTTTATTGCAGCAAGGTAAAACAATCGCACACCAGTCTTATCCAGCATAGCTATCCCTCCTGATGCTCGTCAATGAGCTGCCTGATTTCGTAGCTTACAATAAATCTGTTTGCTCCGCTTTTCCCTTGTCTCTCAGCTGAAATAAGTTGATGAATTACTTTACAGAGCGGTACTGACCCGGAGTTTTTCCCATGTGCTTTTTAAATACCCGGATAAAATTCTGCTGTGAATTGAATCCTGTTGCAGAAGCGATTTCTCCAATGGTATCCATACCGACATCCAGCAGTTCCTTCGCCTGATCAATACGATGACGGTTCAGATATTCGACGAAGTTTATTCCAAAGCTCTCCTTAAATAATTTACTTAAGTAGCTGGTGGTTGTACCGCACTCTTCAGCCAGAAGATTAAGTGACAAGTCAGGATCCGTATAATGTTCCTCGATAAATCGCTTTGCTTTAATCAAGTATTTATGCTGCTGTTTCTGATATTTACTAAAGAGGAGATGGATGGCGGCGATACAGAATCGTTCCATATATTCTTTTACTGATTCAGGCGTTAATTCCACATCTGTTTTATAAGCCAAATCCTCAAAGACAAATGCATATTCTTTCTGGTTCGTTTCTATAATGTTATACGTTGTGAGGGTGTTTTGAAATGCCTGCCGATAGCACTCAAATGCACCATATGTTTCATCCGGTGATTGCCCCTTATAGATAAGATTGCATAGTTGTAATGATTTTTGCATAGCCAACTCATCATTTCCTTCCATCAGGTATCCGGTAATAGCCGAGAGCTGTACCTGGAAATAACTATAGTTCAAAGTTACAGAATCATCGGGTTCTTCTGATTCAATCATCAGGTTTTCTTTAGTCAGGTATTTTTTCTGGGTAAGCCTCTTCAGGGTTTCTATATATGAGACAGAGATATGTTGCAAGGAATTGCATTTTGGTCCGATCTCCATCCAAGCTTGCTCCTGGATATCCATAAGTTCGTAAAAAATTTGCTCTAATTTAATTTCTAAGTTTGTGATTTGATATTGGTTTGCATTTGGGTTGTATTGGATCATAAATGCATAGAGGCTCTTATCAACTTGTTGAAAGATATAATTGCAAAGCTTGTCTGTGTAGTCATTAAGCAAACGGGACAAGTGCTCCAAAATCTGCTCCCGTTTTGTAAATTCAAGTGTATCTGATACCGTCAGCGCCACAATACCAAAGGTTCCGTAGGGTTTTAAAGGACTCTCTAAATTGGTGAGCATAGTTTCTATGTATTCCTGTTCCAGTGGTTTGCCGTTTAGCAGCTCAAAGTAAAATTCTCTGGATATCTGAGGGACCATGCTGCCCAGGATTTGATCTAATTCTTCCCTCTTCTGGGAAATGGTAAAGAACCGCTCCGTCAAGAATTCCCATTCATTTTTGACGGCTCCTTGATCCGTTCCCCCGATAGAAACCATTTTCGTCAGTTTCAAAATTGGAAAATAGCTTAAATAGAGAATACAGGCGGTGAGTATGATGCTGAGTACCATTATCAAAATTAAAAAAGGAAAAGCATTTTTCAAAGCGTCTTTGATTCCGGGTGAAAAGTAGGTGTCATTGACTGACAGAACCAGGTTTATATGTGACTGCTCAGAGGGGAAGAAGAAGTAATGATACCCATCAATGTTCCGGGTACCGGTATTATCTATATCTGCATCGGATAATATGCTGAAAACATGCTCTGGAAGTCTTTGGTAGTCAATCAAATTCGGAAAGAGCGGATTCCAGTTGTTATCATAGGCCAGAAGGTAACTGTAAGAGGTTTGGCTGGCTGACAATGTACTGCCAAAAATGGTACTGGAATTAAGCTTCATGTATAAGGTGCCGAGGCTTTTATCTCTATTTAACGGAAAGTCACGGACAAGGTAAATTCTTCCGTTATACAGTTCGATAGAAGTTGTACGACCGCTTTTTAATAAAGAGGTCGTGTGATAATTCCCAATATGGTTTTTTATCAAATTTATTTCTGAAAACTGATCCAACGTACTTGCTGCATAGGTTGATGTGAGTATCTGATCTGTTTTGCGTATATGCAGATAGATTTCTTCGATCGCTTCATTTTCCTGGCAATAGCCGTTTAAGACAGATAGTACCTGATAGTTAGAGGCATGTTCCTGGGGTTTGGGACTGACCACAGAGTCGATGATCGCCGCATCATAGGTAATATGTGTGAGTGAATCGTGATAACCGAAGAGCAGTGTATCCAGGGTTTGGGATGACACTTTTACCATATTTGAATAGGTCTGATTATTTTTCTGCATAATGGAGTTTGTGGTTTGATGATTTACAACAAAAGAAGTAACAACCATCAATATCGTACTGAATCCCAACAGTACAGTGAAGAGTTGGGGAAGCAATTTTTTGTTTTTAAATTGGTTTAAAGTTATTTCATGTTCCATGCGATTCACTCCTGTTTACAATTGTTCAAGTATTGCAATATTAGTATAACCAATTAAAATTAACACCACAAGCACAACATTTTAACAATAATTATCTTTTGAACAATATTTATTCTGTCAGGATAAAATTTGAGTAAAAAGAGAAGAATCGCTTATTTACAGAGGCATTACTGATGAAATATACTCAATACACACAACAAGCTTGTTAGCGAGTAACAAATTTTATGCATTGAGGAAAAAAAGAGAGGAATGTATTTATGAGAAAAAGCAAAATGCTATTATCCTGTTTATTGGCAGTGGCAGTCAGTGCTTCGACACTTGCAGGATGCGGGGGCGGCAACAGTACGTCCGGAGGCAAAGGATCAGAAAGTGTATCTTCAACTAA
This genomic stretch from Lacrimispora sphenoides harbors:
- a CDS encoding class I SAM-dependent methyltransferase, yielding MKAYERETDMWNKIFEEYQPLDLREIELKVEPMFDEALELFASRTKRVLDFGCGTGDVSFQYLQYQPDHQIIGVDKAETGIRFAKETAKLSHYRRTHFFTGGEEFLDQFEEEKFDGIILSNVLDVMPKDVSSETMLKLNSLLKHDGYWFIKMNPYYSKEELDSFGYQKKGGNLYEEEGILHLRQATTEYWKKQLSKFGEIISYLEFQYTWQKGMNRLFVIKK
- a CDS encoding helix-turn-helix domain-containing protein, translating into MEHEITLNQFKNKKLLPQLFTVLLGFSTILMVVTSFVVNHQTTNSIMQKNNQTYSNMVKVSSQTLDTLLFGYHDSLTHITYDAAIIDSVVSPKPQEHASNYQVLSVLNGYCQENEAIEEIYLHIRKTDQILTSTYAASTLDQFSEINLIKNHIGNYHTTSLLKSGRTTSIELYNGRIYLVRDFPLNRDKSLGTLYMKLNSSTIFGSTLSASQTSYSYLLAYDNNWNPLFPNLIDYQRLPEHVFSILSDADIDNTGTRNIDGYHYFFFPSEQSHINLVLSVNDTYFSPGIKDALKNAFPFLILIMVLSIILTACILYLSYFPILKLTKMVSIGGTDQGAVKNEWEFLTERFFTISQKREELDQILGSMVPQISREFYFELLNGKPLEQEYIETMLTNLESPLKPYGTFGIVALTVSDTLEFTKREQILEHLSRLLNDYTDKLCNYIFQQVDKSLYAFMIQYNPNANQYQITNLEIKLEQIFYELMDIQEQAWMEIGPKCNSLQHISVSYIETLKRLTQKKYLTKENLMIESEEPDDSVTLNYSYFQVQLSAITGYLMEGNDELAMQKSLQLCNLIYKGQSPDETYGAFECYRQAFQNTLTTYNIIETNQKEYAFVFEDLAYKTDVELTPESVKEYMERFCIAAIHLLFSKYQKQQHKYLIKAKRFIEEHYTDPDLSLNLLAEECGTTTSYLSKLFKESFGINFVEYLNRHRIDQAKELLDVGMDTIGEIASATGFNSQQNFIRVFKKHMGKTPGQYRSVK
- a CDS encoding VOC family protein, which translates into the protein MWNCQSKNHLNYFRTSNTHNICIAFTVDDVGGEFERLKEFGIEIVDPPTQDLGAQKI
- a CDS encoding HD domain-containing protein, translating into MNMNKQHGLGSTDKMPREYLEAILLSDKGIQLLEDELFIISPELIVCKNCEQNMPAHRVPVLAHTYEVVNGVKKDITLKLAALYHDIGKPYTKRTINGVDSFKGHEKISELLADLILQRLGFEDNVRQDVCLLIRFHDFDLSPTKESIDDIIQKTGAKLVLPLLELQLSDLLAHSEQKVNEFISIRESTLKYYLNYLENKIES
- a CDS encoding type IV secretory system conjugative DNA transfer family protein yields the protein MMMSSDLVLGYDYDKWYGYGLKQPITTDISTKTNSHTILCGMSGSGKSYSINILFAKLCVANPEGTVYFADFKQDDSFEYLRGCPRYYPYNSSLEALETVYEILHKRQSGEDTSRNPVTLIWDEYMANILAIQSTEKKKADEVMRKVSEILMLGRSLAVRLIISCQRPDASPFPSGSRLNYGIIIIVGAPIRSIYEMLIPKEYIDKIGDRNFVIGEGIVLLQGSKLGFVKVPLFGMRRK